In the genome of Limnobaculum zhutongyuii, one region contains:
- the glnS gene encoding glutamine--tRNA ligase yields the protein MSEAEVRPTNFIRHIIDEDLASGKHTTIVTRFPPEPNGYLHIGHAKSICLNFGIAQDYQGLCNLRFDDTNPVKEDIEYVESIKHDVEWLGFHWDGAVRYSSDYFDQLHQYAVELIGKGLAYVDELSPEEMREYRGTLTQPGKNSPYRDRSIEENLALFEKMRNGEFAEGKACLRAKIDMASSFIVMRDPVLYRIKFADHHQTGDKWCIYPMYDFTHCISDALEGITHSLCTLEFQDNRRLYDWVLDNITIPCHPRQYEFSRLNLEYAIMSKRKLNLLVTEKVVEGWDDPRMPTISGLRRRGYSAASIREFCRRIGVTKQDNNVEMVALETCIREDLNENAPRAMAVIDPVKVVIENLPQGHEEILTVSAHPNKPEMGTRAVPFSREIYIDRADFREEANKQYKRLVLGKEVRLRNAYVIKAERVEKDDQGNITTIYCHYDSETLGKDPADGRKVKGVIHWVSAPHALPAEFRLYECLFNVPNPGAAEDFLSTINPESLKVVHGFVEPSLAQAKPEFAYQFEREGYFCADSRHSSSEHLVFNRTVGLRDTWAAQAS from the coding sequence ATGAGTGAGGCTGAAGTTCGCCCGACTAATTTTATTCGTCATATTATTGATGAAGATTTAGCATCAGGTAAACACACTACCATAGTGACCCGTTTCCCACCTGAGCCAAACGGATATCTGCATATCGGTCACGCGAAGTCTATCTGCCTGAATTTCGGGATTGCACAGGACTATCAGGGTCTGTGCAACTTGCGTTTTGATGACACCAACCCGGTTAAAGAAGATATCGAATATGTGGAGTCAATTAAGCACGATGTTGAGTGGTTAGGCTTTCACTGGGATGGCGCTGTTCGTTACTCATCTGATTACTTCGATCAACTGCATCAATACGCCGTTGAACTGATTGGTAAAGGACTGGCTTATGTGGATGAACTGTCTCCTGAAGAGATGCGCGAATATCGCGGTACGCTTACTCAGCCTGGCAAAAATAGCCCTTATCGTGACCGCAGCATTGAAGAGAACCTGGCCTTATTTGAAAAAATGAGAAACGGTGAGTTTGCTGAGGGTAAGGCTTGCCTGCGAGCTAAAATCGATATGGCGTCCTCATTTATCGTGATGCGCGATCCGGTGTTATACCGTATTAAATTTGCCGATCACCACCAGACGGGCGATAAGTGGTGCATCTATCCGATGTATGATTTTACCCACTGTATTTCCGATGCATTGGAAGGAATCACTCACTCTCTTTGTACTCTGGAATTCCAGGATAACCGCCGTCTGTATGACTGGGTTTTGGATAACATCACTATTCCATGTCATCCACGTCAGTATGAGTTCTCACGCCTGAATTTAGAGTACGCGATTATGTCTAAGCGTAAATTAAATTTACTGGTGACAGAGAAAGTGGTGGAAGGCTGGGACGATCCGCGTATGCCGACGATTTCCGGCCTGCGTCGCCGTGGTTATAGCGCTGCCTCTATTCGTGAGTTTTGCCGTCGTATCGGTGTGACCAAACAAGACAATAACGTGGAAATGGTCGCGTTGGAAACCTGCATTCGTGAAGACTTGAACGAAAATGCCCCAAGAGCGATGGCGGTTATCGATCCGGTTAAAGTGGTGATTGAAAATCTTCCACAGGGTCACGAAGAGATATTAACGGTAAGCGCACATCCAAATAAACCAGAGATGGGAACCCGTGCCGTACCATTCAGTCGCGAAATTTATATCGACCGCGCTGATTTCCGTGAAGAAGCCAACAAGCAGTATAAGCGTCTGGTGTTAGGTAAAGAGGTTCGCCTGCGTAATGCTTATGTGATTAAAGCTGAACGGGTAGAAAAAGACGATCAGGGCAATATCACGACTATTTATTGCCATTACGATAGTGAAACTCTGGGTAAAGATCCGGCTGACGGGCGCAAAGTGAAGGGCGTGATTCATTGGGTATCCGCACCTCATGCGTTACCGGCAGAATTTCGTTTATATGAGTGCCTGTTTAACGTGCCAAATCCAGGGGCCGCAGAGGATTTCTTATCTACCATTAACCCGGAATCACTGAAAGTGGTGCACGGTTTTGTAGAGCCAAGTCTGGCGCAGGCTAAACCTGAGTTTGCTTATCAGTTTGAACGTGAAGGTTACTTCTGTGCAGACAGTCGCCATTCATCATCAGAGCATTTAGTGTTTAACCGCACCGTTGGCCTGCGTGATACCTGGGCTGCTCAGGCAAGCTAA
- the nagE gene encoding PTS N-acetyl glucosamine transporter subunit IIABC: MNILGFFQRLGRSLQLPIAVLPVAALMLRFGQPDLLNLAFMAQAGAAIFDNLALIFAIGVAATWSKDNAGSAALAGAVGFFILTKATVTIEATINMGVLAGIISGLVGGAVYNRWCDIKLPDFLSFFGGKRFVPIATGFFCLILAAIFGYVWPPIQAAIHSGGQWIVEQGALGSGIFGFVNRLLIPTGLHQVLNTIAWFQIGEFTNAAGQVFHGDINRFYNGDGTAGMFMSGFFPIMMFGLPGAALAMYFAAKPARRSAVGGLLLSVALTAFLTGVTEPLEFMFMFLAPLLYLVHAILTGISLYVATALGIHAGFTFSAGAIDYALMFKLPAASSNVWMLLVMGVVAFVVYFLLFSFIIRAFNLKTPGREDETEEEVTPDNSNTSEGLDALASSYIGIIGGSDNLTGIDACITRLRLTVKDSGIVDSAAAKRLGAAGVVKLNKQSIQIIVGAKAESIADSMRKVIASGVAPKFQAAATAAPVQAVANKPVEVKKEASVSTLISPITGEIVALEAVPDEAFASKAVGDGIAVRPTGKTVVAPANGTLVKIFGTNHAFCLETENGAEVVVHIGIDTVKLDGKGFTRLAEEGATVKAGDPVLELDLDYLSANAASIISPVVVSNIDDFSGISDVATGTVVAGQTKLFDIKG; this comes from the coding sequence GTGAATATACTTGGATTTTTTCAACGACTAGGGCGATCGTTACAGCTACCGATCGCCGTATTACCCGTAGCGGCATTGATGTTGCGCTTCGGTCAGCCCGATCTACTGAACCTGGCGTTTATGGCTCAGGCCGGTGCGGCAATCTTCGACAACCTGGCGCTGATTTTTGCTATCGGTGTGGCAGCAACCTGGTCTAAAGACAATGCGGGTTCTGCGGCATTGGCTGGTGCGGTTGGTTTCTTCATTTTAACTAAAGCAACAGTTACCATTGAAGCCACTATTAATATGGGTGTGTTAGCCGGTATTATTTCTGGTCTGGTTGGTGGTGCTGTCTATAACCGCTGGTGTGATATTAAATTACCAGACTTCCTGTCATTCTTCGGCGGTAAACGTTTCGTTCCTATCGCAACGGGATTCTTCTGTTTGATTCTGGCAGCGATTTTCGGCTATGTATGGCCTCCAATTCAGGCGGCTATTCACAGCGGCGGTCAGTGGATCGTTGAGCAGGGCGCATTAGGTTCTGGTATTTTCGGTTTCGTTAACCGTCTGTTAATCCCAACCGGTCTGCATCAGGTTCTGAATACCATTGCATGGTTCCAGATTGGTGAATTCACTAACGCAGCAGGTCAGGTATTCCACGGCGATATCAACCGTTTCTATAATGGTGATGGCACTGCCGGGATGTTCATGTCAGGCTTCTTCCCAATCATGATGTTTGGTTTACCAGGTGCTGCACTGGCAATGTACTTTGCTGCAAAACCTGCGCGTCGTTCAGCGGTAGGTGGTTTGTTACTGTCAGTTGCATTAACCGCATTCCTGACCGGTGTAACTGAGCCACTTGAATTTATGTTCATGTTCCTGGCTCCACTGCTGTATTTAGTACACGCCATTTTGACAGGTATCAGCCTGTATGTTGCTACCGCTTTAGGTATCCACGCTGGCTTTACCTTCTCAGCAGGTGCAATCGACTATGCGTTAATGTTTAAACTACCGGCAGCCAGCAGCAACGTATGGATGCTGTTAGTGATGGGCGTAGTCGCATTTGTTGTCTACTTCCTGCTGTTCTCTTTCATTATCCGCGCATTCAATCTGAAAACGCCGGGCCGTGAAGATGAAACTGAAGAAGAAGTTACTCCGGATAACAGCAATACCAGCGAAGGTCTGGATGCTTTAGCCAGCAGCTACATCGGTATTATCGGTGGTAGCGATAACCTGACCGGTATCGATGCCTGTATTACCCGTTTACGTTTAACGGTAAAAGATTCAGGCATTGTTGATAGCGCAGCCGCTAAACGTTTAGGCGCAGCAGGCGTTGTTAAGCTAAACAAACAAAGTATTCAAATTATCGTTGGTGCTAAAGCGGAATCTATTGCTGACAGCATGCGTAAAGTGATTGCTTCAGGTGTTGCGCCAAAGTTTCAGGCAGCAGCAACAGCCGCCCCTGTTCAGGCAGTAGCGAACAAACCGGTTGAAGTGAAAAAAGAAGCTTCAGTAAGTACGTTGATTTCCCCTATTACCGGTGAGATCGTGGCATTAGAAGCGGTACCTGATGAAGCATTTGCCAGCAAAGCAGTAGGTGATGGTATTGCGGTTCGTCCAACCGGTAAAACCGTCGTTGCTCCAGCCAATGGTACTCTGGTTAAGATTTTCGGTACTAACCATGCATTCTGCCTGGAAACTGAAAACGGTGCCGAAGTTGTGGTTCATATCGGTATTGATACCGTTAAGCTGGATGGTAAAGGCTTCACTCGTTTAGCTGAAGAAGGCGCAACAGTGAAAGCGGGTGACCCGGTACTGGAGTTAGATCTGGATTATCTGTCAGCTAACGCTGCCTCCATTATCAGCCCGGTAGTTGTCAGCAATATTGATGACTTCTCTGGTATCTCTGATGTGGCGACGGGCACGGTGGTTGCAGGACAGACTAAGCTATTTGATATCAAAGGATAA
- the nagB gene encoding glucosamine-6-phosphate deaminase, with protein sequence MRLIPLESAKDVGLWSARHIVNRINAFKPTADRPFVLGLPTGSTPLSTYVRLIELYKAGEVSFKHVVTFNMDEYIGLEKHHPQSYYSFMHNNFFNHIDIQPENINLLDGNASDVQAECKRYEDKIKLYGQINLFMGGVGNDGHIAFNEPASSLSSRTRIKTLTEDTRIANSRFFENDMNKVPKYALTIGVGTLMDAAEVMILVTGLNKAQALQAAVEGCVNHLWTVSALQLHPKAIMVCDEPSTMELKIKTVKYFRELEAENIKAL encoded by the coding sequence ATGAGACTTATTCCACTAGAAAGTGCAAAAGACGTTGGGTTATGGTCCGCCCGCCATATAGTAAACCGCATTAATGCGTTTAAACCCACCGCCGATCGCCCTTTTGTATTAGGCTTGCCAACAGGAAGCACGCCACTGAGCACCTATGTTCGTCTGATTGAACTATATAAGGCCGGCGAAGTTAGCTTCAAACATGTCGTTACATTTAATATGGACGAGTATATTGGCTTAGAGAAACATCATCCACAAAGTTATTATTCCTTTATGCATAATAACTTCTTTAATCATATCGACATTCAACCAGAGAATATTAACTTATTAGATGGTAACGCCAGCGATGTTCAGGCTGAATGTAAGCGTTATGAAGATAAAATTAAGTTATATGGTCAGATAAACTTATTTATGGGCGGTGTGGGTAATGATGGTCACATTGCATTTAATGAACCTGCTTCTTCCCTGTCATCTCGTACCCGAATTAAAACTCTGACGGAAGATACCCGCATTGCTAACTCTCGTTTTTTCGAAAACGATATGAACAAAGTACCAAAATATGCACTAACCATCGGTGTTGGTACCCTGATGGATGCGGCAGAAGTGATGATTCTGGTTACCGGTCTGAATAAAGCTCAAGCGCTGCAGGCCGCTGTTGAAGGTTGTGTTAATCACTTATGGACCGTTTCTGCTCTGCAATTACATCCAAAAGCCATCATGGTTTGCGATGAGCCTTCCACGATGGAACTGAAAATTAAAACTGTTAAATATTTCCGTGAATTAGAGGCGGAAAATATTAAAGCTCTTTAA
- the nagA gene encoding N-acetylglucosamine-6-phosphate deacetylase produces the protein MYALTHCRIYTGHDILDNHAVIIANGLIQRVCPQSELPSDIEVQDLQGALLAPGFIDVQLNGCGGVQFNDSMDAVSVETLEIMQQANERSGCTSYLPTLITSSDEMMKHAIEVMRSYLSQRSHQALGLHLEGPYINVAKKGTHNPDFIRKPDAAMIDYLCANADVITKVTLAPEQVDIQVIRQLTEAGIIVSAGHSNANYDQARTGFAAGISFATHLYNAMPYITGREPGLMGAIFDTPEIYTGVIADGHHVAWASIRNAKRLKGDKLVLVTDATAPAGANIDHFIFAGKPVYYRNGMCVDENGTLSGSALTMIEAVANSVQFIGIPLDEALRMASLYPARAMGVSNALGSIETGKVANLTAFTHDFKITHTWVNGLLKKQ, from the coding sequence ATGTATGCTTTAACCCACTGCCGGATCTATACCGGCCACGATATCCTGGATAACCACGCGGTTATTATTGCCAATGGTTTGATCCAGCGTGTATGCCCGCAAAGTGAGTTGCCATCAGATATCGAAGTTCAGGATCTACAAGGTGCCCTACTGGCACCAGGTTTCATTGACGTTCAGCTTAATGGCTGCGGCGGCGTTCAGTTTAACGACTCTATGGATGCTGTTTCTGTTGAAACCCTTGAAATTATGCAGCAGGCTAACGAAAGATCAGGCTGTACCAGCTACCTGCCGACACTTATCACCTCCAGTGATGAGATGATGAAACATGCCATTGAGGTAATGCGTAGCTATCTTAGTCAGCGTAGTCATCAGGCATTAGGCCTCCACCTGGAAGGTCCTTATATTAACGTAGCGAAGAAAGGGACGCATAACCCTGACTTCATCCGTAAACCTGATGCCGCAATGATTGATTATCTGTGTGCAAATGCAGATGTCATTACTAAGGTTACTCTGGCACCAGAGCAGGTTGACATTCAGGTTATTCGCCAGCTTACTGAAGCCGGAATTATCGTTTCTGCCGGCCACTCAAACGCTAATTACGATCAGGCTCGCACCGGATTTGCTGCCGGCATTAGTTTTGCCACCCATCTGTATAACGCAATGCCTTACATTACCGGTCGTGAACCTGGTTTGATGGGGGCTATCTTTGATACGCCTGAAATCTATACCGGTGTTATTGCTGATGGTCACCACGTAGCCTGGGCAAGTATTCGTAACGCTAAGCGTTTGAAAGGTGACAAACTGGTACTGGTCACTGATGCGACTGCACCAGCCGGTGCCAACATTGATCATTTTATTTTCGCAGGTAAACCAGTATATTACCGCAACGGAATGTGCGTAGATGAAAATGGAACCTTAAGCGGCTCCGCTTTAACCATGATTGAAGCTGTAGCCAACAGCGTTCAATTTATTGGTATACCTCTCGATGAAGCACTTCGTATGGCGTCGCTCTACCCTGCCAGGGCAATGGGTGTCTCCAACGCATTAGGCAGCATTGAAACCGGTAAGGTTGCCAATCTCACCGCGTTTACTCATGATTTTAAAATCACACATACATGGGTTAATGGTTTATTGAAAAAACAGTAA